From Vitis vinifera cultivar Pinot Noir 40024 chromosome 5, ASM3070453v1, the proteins below share one genomic window:
- the LOC104879362 gene encoding receptor-like protein EIX2 isoform X1: MAISKAMIVFPLLCFLFSTISTLSHQNTLVCNQTEKRALLSFKHTLFDPAHRLSSWSTHEDCCGWNGVYCHNITGRVIKLDLMNPSSSNFSLGGKVSPALLQLEFLNYLNLSGNDFGGTPIPGFLGSMRSLTYLDLSFASFGGLIPPQLGNLSNLQYLSLGGGDSFYEPQLYVENLGWISHLSSLKHLTMYEVDLQREVHWLESTSMLSSLSELYLVACELDNMSPSLGYVNFTSLTFLSLAWNHFNHEIPNWLFNLSTSHIPLNDLDLSYNQLTGQIPGYLGNLSSLKYLLLYGNRLNGTLPSSLWLLSNLVYLDIGNNSLADTISEVHFNKLSKLKYLDMSSTSIIFKVKSNWVPPFQLEEMWMSSCQMGPNFPTWLETQTSLRYLDISKSGIVDIAPKWFWKWASHIDRRLIDLSDNQISGNLSGVLLNNTYIDLSSNCFMGELPRLSPQVSLLNMANNSFSGPISPFLCQKLNGKSNLEILDMSTNNLSGELSHCWTYWQSLTRLNLGNNNLSGKIPDSMGSLFELEALHLHNNRLSGDIPPSLRNCKSLGLLDLGGNKLSGNLPSWMGERTTLTALRLRSNKLIGNIPPQICQLSSLIILDVANNSLSGTIPKCFNNFSLMATIGTEDDSFSVLEFYYDYYSYFNRYTGAPNYENLMLVIKGKESEYRSILKFVRSIDLSSNDLWGSIPTEISSLSGLESLNLSCNNLMGSIPEKMGSMKALESLDLSRNHLSGEIPQSMKNLSFLSHLNLSYNNFSGRIPSSTQLQSFDAISYIGNAELCGVPLTKNCTEDEDFQGIDVIDENEEGSEIPWFYIGMGLGFIVGFWGVCGALLFKKAWRHAYFQFLYRVKDWVYVAIAIRLNRLQNNLRVP, translated from the coding sequence ATGGCAATCTCTAAAGCAATGATTGTGTTTCCCTTGCTTTGCTTTCTCTTCTCGACCATCTCCACCTTATCTCATCAAAACACCTTGGTTTGCAATCAAACTGAGAAACGTGCCCTTCTAAGCTTCAAACATACTCTCTTTGATCCTGCACATCGCCTCTCATCTTGGTCTACTCACGAAGACTGCTGTGGATGGAATGGAGTCTACTGTCACAACATCACTGGTAGAGTTATCAAGCTCGATCTGATGAATCCTAGTAGTTCCAATTTCTCGTTGGGGGGCAAGGTTAGTCCTGCTTTGCTccaattggaatttttgaattaCTTGAACTTGAGCGGGAATGATTTTGGAGGTACTCCAATTCCAGGTTTCCTAGGTTCCATGCGGAGTTTAACATACCTTGACCTCTCCTTTGCTTCATTTGGTGGACTAATCCCTCCTCAGCTTGGAAATCTTTCCAATCTTCAATATCTCAGTCTAGGAGGTGGTGATTCCTTCTACGAACCACAACTTTATGTTGAGAACCTTGGTTGgatttctcatctttcttcTTTGAAACACCTGACCATGTATGAGGTTGACCTTCAAAGGGAAGTTCATTGGCTTGAATCTACATCTATGCTATCTTCCCTTTCCGAGTTGTACTTGGTGGCATGTGAACTAGATAACATGAGCCCGTCTCTTGGGTATGTCAATTTTACATCTCTCACATTCCTCAGTCTTGCTTGGAATCATTTCAATCATGAGATACCCAATTGGCTATTTAATCTCAGCACTAGTCATATACCTCTAAATGATTTAGATTTATCATACAATCAGTTGACAGGGCAAATACCAGGGTATTTAGGAAACTTATcatccttgaagtatttattacTTTATGGAAATAGGTTAAATGGAACTCTTCCAAGCAGTCTATGGCTTCTTTCAAATTTGGTGTATTTAGATATTGGAAATAACTCCTTAGCAGACACAATATCAGAAGTTCATTTTAATAAACTCTCAAAATTGAAGTACTTAGACATGTCCTCAACATCTATtattttcaaagtcaagtccaaTTGGGTTCCTCCTTTTCAACTTGAAGAAATGTGGATGAGTTCCTGCCAGATGGGCCCCAATTTTCCCACGTGGCTAGAAACTCAAACATCTCTTCGGTATCTAGACATTTCCAAGTCTGGAATTGTGGACATAGCTCCAAAATGGTTCTGGAAGTGGGCTTCACATATTGATAGACGACTGATCGACCTCTCAGATAACCAGATATCTGGGAATTTATCTGGAGTTCTGCTAAATAATACTTACATTGATTTAAGCTCTAATTGCTTCATGGGTGAGTTACCACGATTGTCTCCACAAGTTTCTTTATTGAACATGGCTAACAACTCATTTTCGGGGCCAATTTCCCCTTTCTTGTGCCAAAAATTGAATGGAAAAAGTAATCTCGAGATATTGGACATGTCAACAAACAATTTATCAGGGGAGCTTTCTCATTGTTGGACGTATTGGCAATCTCTGACTCGTTTGAACTTAGGAAACAATAATCTTTCAGGTAAAATTCCTGACTCCATGGGCTCTTTGTTTGAACTTGAAGCATTGCACTTGCATAATAATAGGTTATCTGGAGATATACCACCTTCACTGCGAAACTGCAAATCTTTGGGGCTCTTGGATTTAGGTGGTAACAAACTTTCAGGAAATTTACCAAGCTGGATGGGAGAGAGGACGACTCTGACGGCTCTCAGATTAAGATCAAACAAATTAATTGGCAACATTCCTCCACAAATATGCCAACTTTCTTCCCTTATAATATTGGATGTTGCCAATAATAGCTTATCCGGAACCATACCAAAGTGTTTCAATAATTTCAGTTTAATGGCAACAATAGGCACTGAAGATGATTCTTTTTCTGTTTTAGAATTTTACTACGACTACTACTCCTACTTCAACCGCTACACTGGAGCACCAAACTATGAGAATCTTATGTTGGTCATCAAAGGGAAGGAATCAGAGTACAGGAGCATTCTAAAATTTGTTCGGAGCATAGATCTTTCAAGTAATGATTTGTGGGGATCAATCCCTACCGAAATCTCAAGTCTTTCTGGATTGGAATCTTTGAACTTATCTTGCAATAATTTGATGGGAAGCATACCGGAGAAAATGGGAAGCATGAAGGCCTTAGAATCTCTGGATCTCTCGAGAAACCATCTCTCAGGTGAAATTCCTCAAAGCATGAAGAACTTATCATTTCTTAGTCACTTGAATCTATcatacaacaatttttcgggAAGAATTCCATCAAGCACACAACTTCAAAGCTTTGATGCAATTAGCTACATTGGCAATGCCGAGCTTTGTGGAGTCCCTCTGACAAAAAATTGCACAGAAGATGAAGACTTTCAAGGTATAGACGTGattgatgaaaatgaagaaggCTCTGAAATCCCATGGTTCTACATTGGCATGGGACTTGGGTTCATTGTAGGCTTTTGGGGAGTCTGCGGTGCTCTTTTATTCAAGAAAGCTTGGAGGCATGCTtatttccaatttctttacCGTGTTAAAGACTGGGTGTATGTGGCCATAGCGATAAGGTTGAACCGACTCCAAAATAATTTGAGG
- the LOC104879362 gene encoding receptor-like protein EIX2 isoform X2 gives MRSLTYLDLSFASFGGLIPPQLGNLSNLQYLSLGGGDSFYEPQLYVENLGWISHLSSLKHLTMYEVDLQREVHWLESTSMLSSLSELYLVACELDNMSPSLGYVNFTSLTFLSLAWNHFNHEIPNWLFNLSTSHIPLNDLDLSYNQLTGQIPGYLGNLSSLKYLLLYGNRLNGTLPSSLWLLSNLVYLDIGNNSLADTISEVHFNKLSKLKYLDMSSTSIIFKVKSNWVPPFQLEEMWMSSCQMGPNFPTWLETQTSLRYLDISKSGIVDIAPKWFWKWASHIDRRLIDLSDNQISGNLSGVLLNNTYIDLSSNCFMGELPRLSPQVSLLNMANNSFSGPISPFLCQKLNGKSNLEILDMSTNNLSGELSHCWTYWQSLTRLNLGNNNLSGKIPDSMGSLFELEALHLHNNRLSGDIPPSLRNCKSLGLLDLGGNKLSGNLPSWMGERTTLTALRLRSNKLIGNIPPQICQLSSLIILDVANNSLSGTIPKCFNNFSLMATIGTEDDSFSVLEFYYDYYSYFNRYTGAPNYENLMLVIKGKESEYRSILKFVRSIDLSSNDLWGSIPTEISSLSGLESLNLSCNNLMGSIPEKMGSMKALESLDLSRNHLSGEIPQSMKNLSFLSHLNLSYNNFSGRIPSSTQLQSFDAISYIGNAELCGVPLTKNCTEDEDFQGIDVIDENEEGSEIPWFYIGMGLGFIVGFWGVCGALLFKKAWRHAYFQFLYRVKDWVYVAIAIRLNRLQNNLRVP, from the coding sequence ATGCGGAGTTTAACATACCTTGACCTCTCCTTTGCTTCATTTGGTGGACTAATCCCTCCTCAGCTTGGAAATCTTTCCAATCTTCAATATCTCAGTCTAGGAGGTGGTGATTCCTTCTACGAACCACAACTTTATGTTGAGAACCTTGGTTGgatttctcatctttcttcTTTGAAACACCTGACCATGTATGAGGTTGACCTTCAAAGGGAAGTTCATTGGCTTGAATCTACATCTATGCTATCTTCCCTTTCCGAGTTGTACTTGGTGGCATGTGAACTAGATAACATGAGCCCGTCTCTTGGGTATGTCAATTTTACATCTCTCACATTCCTCAGTCTTGCTTGGAATCATTTCAATCATGAGATACCCAATTGGCTATTTAATCTCAGCACTAGTCATATACCTCTAAATGATTTAGATTTATCATACAATCAGTTGACAGGGCAAATACCAGGGTATTTAGGAAACTTATcatccttgaagtatttattacTTTATGGAAATAGGTTAAATGGAACTCTTCCAAGCAGTCTATGGCTTCTTTCAAATTTGGTGTATTTAGATATTGGAAATAACTCCTTAGCAGACACAATATCAGAAGTTCATTTTAATAAACTCTCAAAATTGAAGTACTTAGACATGTCCTCAACATCTATtattttcaaagtcaagtccaaTTGGGTTCCTCCTTTTCAACTTGAAGAAATGTGGATGAGTTCCTGCCAGATGGGCCCCAATTTTCCCACGTGGCTAGAAACTCAAACATCTCTTCGGTATCTAGACATTTCCAAGTCTGGAATTGTGGACATAGCTCCAAAATGGTTCTGGAAGTGGGCTTCACATATTGATAGACGACTGATCGACCTCTCAGATAACCAGATATCTGGGAATTTATCTGGAGTTCTGCTAAATAATACTTACATTGATTTAAGCTCTAATTGCTTCATGGGTGAGTTACCACGATTGTCTCCACAAGTTTCTTTATTGAACATGGCTAACAACTCATTTTCGGGGCCAATTTCCCCTTTCTTGTGCCAAAAATTGAATGGAAAAAGTAATCTCGAGATATTGGACATGTCAACAAACAATTTATCAGGGGAGCTTTCTCATTGTTGGACGTATTGGCAATCTCTGACTCGTTTGAACTTAGGAAACAATAATCTTTCAGGTAAAATTCCTGACTCCATGGGCTCTTTGTTTGAACTTGAAGCATTGCACTTGCATAATAATAGGTTATCTGGAGATATACCACCTTCACTGCGAAACTGCAAATCTTTGGGGCTCTTGGATTTAGGTGGTAACAAACTTTCAGGAAATTTACCAAGCTGGATGGGAGAGAGGACGACTCTGACGGCTCTCAGATTAAGATCAAACAAATTAATTGGCAACATTCCTCCACAAATATGCCAACTTTCTTCCCTTATAATATTGGATGTTGCCAATAATAGCTTATCCGGAACCATACCAAAGTGTTTCAATAATTTCAGTTTAATGGCAACAATAGGCACTGAAGATGATTCTTTTTCTGTTTTAGAATTTTACTACGACTACTACTCCTACTTCAACCGCTACACTGGAGCACCAAACTATGAGAATCTTATGTTGGTCATCAAAGGGAAGGAATCAGAGTACAGGAGCATTCTAAAATTTGTTCGGAGCATAGATCTTTCAAGTAATGATTTGTGGGGATCAATCCCTACCGAAATCTCAAGTCTTTCTGGATTGGAATCTTTGAACTTATCTTGCAATAATTTGATGGGAAGCATACCGGAGAAAATGGGAAGCATGAAGGCCTTAGAATCTCTGGATCTCTCGAGAAACCATCTCTCAGGTGAAATTCCTCAAAGCATGAAGAACTTATCATTTCTTAGTCACTTGAATCTATcatacaacaatttttcgggAAGAATTCCATCAAGCACACAACTTCAAAGCTTTGATGCAATTAGCTACATTGGCAATGCCGAGCTTTGTGGAGTCCCTCTGACAAAAAATTGCACAGAAGATGAAGACTTTCAAGGTATAGACGTGattgatgaaaatgaagaaggCTCTGAAATCCCATGGTTCTACATTGGCATGGGACTTGGGTTCATTGTAGGCTTTTGGGGAGTCTGCGGTGCTCTTTTATTCAAGAAAGCTTGGAGGCATGCTtatttccaatttctttacCGTGTTAAAGACTGGGTGTATGTGGCCATAGCGATAAGGTTGAACCGACTCCAAAATAATTTGAGG